In Micromonospora purpureochromogenes, a single window of DNA contains:
- a CDS encoding glycoside hydrolase family 15 protein, with protein sequence MGCGRIAEHGFLADGRSAVLVDRAGSVNWWCPARFDSPSVFTRLLDDDAGHWVIRPDGEFSSDRAYLTDTLVLRTVFTTATGSVAVTDALALEPGARGHEVGLHSPRVLARVVRGLSGEVPLRLHYRPRFEYGRMVPHLVRQDDALVATAASARLDLRAAIPLRCEVGEAFGSFTVRAGETRHFTLAYAPAYDAGPPAVLDAEQVIDNAVAGWRSWMGLHDYRGLYREQVRLSALVVQGMTYRPSGAVVAAPTMSLPEELGGERNYDYRYAWVRDFSFTLAALWRVACTDEVNLRVGWLARSMGMNEGIVPIMYGVEGERDLTEHHLEHLSGFAGSRPVLVGNDAWRQRQNDVHGEALNAAWLMREHLDPMPPDVRQLLRAMTERAARDWHLPDAGMWEARDAERHYVSSKVECWTALDRAVRFGSHLGSEADVARWAAARDEVRRTVLTRGWSDRAMAFTAAFDTDELDASVLLMPLVGFLPADDPRMRSTIRTIEERLSHDGLLRRWEGDPAGFVICSFWLVSCLALAGERDRAGQLFERLAGRVNDLGLFAEQIDPYSGEALGNFPQAFSHIGLINGAGDLTDVDAGRHHLPPAPEWLIPAAEQSGRAAKVE encoded by the coding sequence ATGGGGTGCGGACGGATCGCGGAGCACGGCTTCCTGGCCGATGGTCGCAGCGCGGTGCTGGTGGACCGCGCCGGGTCGGTGAACTGGTGGTGCCCTGCGCGGTTCGACTCTCCGTCGGTGTTCACCCGCCTGCTCGATGATGACGCCGGGCACTGGGTGATCCGTCCCGACGGTGAGTTCAGCTCTGACCGTGCCTATCTGACCGATACGCTCGTGCTTCGTACCGTTTTCACCACCGCGACCGGCAGCGTGGCGGTGACCGATGCACTGGCCCTGGAACCAGGGGCGCGGGGCCATGAGGTCGGTCTGCACTCGCCGAGGGTGCTGGCCCGGGTGGTGCGAGGGCTCTCCGGCGAGGTCCCGCTGCGATTGCACTACCGGCCACGGTTCGAGTACGGCCGGATGGTCCCCCACCTGGTGCGGCAGGACGACGCGTTGGTCGCCACTGCCGCGTCGGCCCGCCTGGATCTGCGCGCGGCCATCCCACTGAGGTGCGAGGTCGGGGAGGCGTTCGGGTCGTTCACCGTACGGGCCGGCGAGACGCGCCACTTCACGCTGGCGTACGCGCCGGCTTACGATGCCGGCCCGCCGGCGGTGCTCGATGCCGAACAGGTGATCGACAACGCCGTCGCAGGCTGGCGCTCCTGGATGGGCCTGCACGACTACCGTGGCCTCTACCGGGAGCAGGTGCGACTCAGCGCGCTGGTCGTGCAGGGGATGACCTACCGGCCCAGTGGTGCGGTGGTGGCAGCCCCGACGATGTCCCTGCCCGAGGAGTTGGGCGGCGAACGCAACTACGACTACCGCTATGCCTGGGTACGCGACTTCAGCTTCACTCTGGCGGCGCTCTGGCGCGTGGCCTGCACGGACGAGGTCAACCTGCGCGTCGGGTGGCTGGCCCGGTCGATGGGCATGAACGAGGGCATAGTGCCGATCATGTACGGGGTGGAGGGCGAACGGGACCTCACCGAACACCATCTCGAGCACTTGTCCGGCTTCGCCGGCAGCCGCCCGGTGCTGGTGGGCAACGACGCCTGGCGACAACGGCAGAACGACGTGCACGGTGAGGCACTCAACGCCGCCTGGCTGATGCGGGAACACCTCGATCCGATGCCGCCGGACGTCCGCCAACTGCTGCGCGCGATGACCGAGCGGGCCGCACGGGACTGGCACCTGCCGGACGCCGGGATGTGGGAGGCACGCGACGCCGAACGCCACTACGTGTCATCGAAGGTGGAGTGCTGGACGGCGTTGGACCGAGCCGTCCGCTTCGGGTCCCACCTGGGCTCCGAGGCGGACGTCGCCAGGTGGGCAGCGGCACGGGACGAGGTGCGACGAACCGTGCTGACCCGGGGCTGGAGCGACCGGGCGATGGCCTTCACCGCGGCCTTCGACACCGATGAGCTGGATGCGTCGGTACTGCTGATGCCGTTGGTCGGCTTCCTTCCCGCGGATGACCCGAGAATGCGTTCCACGATTCGGACCATCGAGGAAAGGTTGTCCCACGACGGCCTGCTGCGCCGCTGGGAGGGCGACCCCGCCGGCTTCGTGATCTGCTCCTTCTGGCTGGTGAGCTGTCTGGCGCTGGCGGGCGAGCGCGACCGGGCCGGGCAGCTTTTCGAGCGGCTCGCCGGCCGGGTCAACGACCTGGGCCTGTTCGCCGAGCAGATCGACCCGTACAGCGGGGAAGCCCTGGGCAACTTTCCCCAGGCGTTCTCGCACATCGGCCTCATCAACGGCGCCGGAGACCTCACCGACGTGGATGCCGGGCGCCACCACCTTCCGCCGGCACCAGAGTGGCTCATCCCCGCCGCTGAGCAGAGCGGTCGGGCGGCGAAGGTCGAGTGA
- the helR gene encoding RNA polymerase recycling motor ATPase HelR, whose amino-acid sequence MTTSAFDLPEHLSPKADPTLIARDEQHFAALAESLEQSIADLSDRLDAARKAPGGKGRQAVDRDQEVRRLAARLRALRRFGVDLCIGRMVSEDDPEPVYVGRRGLTDSEGRRLLLDWRSPAAEPFFGATHANPMGLASRRRYRWTRGRISDYWDEVFTADGLEGHAALDDQSAFIASLGSSRSARMRDVLGTIQADQDAIIRAGSSGALVVDGGPGTGKTVVALHRTAYLRYADPRLGHRRGGVLFVGPHQPYLAYVADVLPSLGEEDVQTCTLRDLVPEGAAATIETDPEVALLKSSADLVKAIEAAVRFYEEPPAKGMTVTTDESDIWLSAGDWAEAFDAPDPGTPHNEARDEIWAELLTILMAKYDGDEPDDLVRRSLSRNRELLMTFNRAWPLLEATDLVGDLWSVPAYLRKCAPWLSPDDIRKLQRADAQAWTVSDLPLLDAARQRLGDPEASGRKRRHEAIVAAERARMATVVDELIEAHAYDDGEGVLSSLRQLDLQDALVDETALPSTDPDLLAGPFAHIVVDEAQELTDAEWQMLLLRCPSRSFTIVGDRAQARHGFTESWQERLERIGLDRINLASLSINYRTPEEVMAEAEPVIRSVLPDANVPTSIRSSGVPVVHGSASDLHSILDTWLAAHADGIACVIGDPTFQPTSRVRSLTPELSKGLEFDLVVLVDPEGFGDGIEGAVDRYVAMTRATQQLVILTRS is encoded by the coding sequence TTGACCACCAGCGCCTTCGACCTTCCCGAGCACCTTTCCCCCAAGGCCGACCCGACGCTGATCGCTCGCGACGAGCAGCACTTCGCGGCCCTCGCGGAAAGCCTGGAGCAGTCGATCGCCGACCTGTCCGACCGCCTCGATGCCGCGCGCAAGGCGCCCGGTGGCAAAGGCCGGCAGGCGGTGGACCGGGACCAGGAGGTCCGCCGGCTGGCCGCTCGCCTGCGTGCCCTGCGGCGTTTCGGTGTGGACCTGTGCATCGGACGCATGGTCAGCGAGGACGACCCCGAGCCGGTGTACGTCGGACGACGTGGCCTCACGGACAGCGAAGGTCGCCGGCTGCTGCTCGACTGGCGTTCCCCGGCGGCCGAGCCGTTCTTCGGGGCGACCCACGCCAACCCGATGGGTCTGGCGAGCCGCCGCAGGTATCGCTGGACCCGTGGCCGGATCAGCGACTACTGGGACGAGGTGTTCACCGCGGACGGGTTGGAAGGGCACGCCGCGCTCGACGACCAGTCCGCCTTCATCGCCAGCCTGGGCAGCAGCCGGTCGGCCCGGATGCGGGACGTGCTCGGCACGATCCAGGCCGACCAGGACGCCATCATCCGCGCGGGATCGAGCGGCGCGCTCGTCGTCGACGGCGGCCCGGGTACGGGGAAGACCGTCGTCGCTCTGCACCGCACCGCCTACCTCCGCTACGCCGACCCTCGCCTCGGTCACCGCCGGGGCGGCGTGCTGTTCGTCGGTCCGCACCAGCCCTACCTCGCCTACGTCGCCGACGTGCTCCCCAGCCTCGGCGAAGAGGACGTGCAGACCTGCACGCTGCGGGACCTCGTGCCCGAGGGTGCCGCGGCAACCATCGAGACCGACCCGGAGGTGGCCCTGCTGAAGTCGTCCGCGGACCTGGTGAAGGCGATCGAGGCGGCCGTCAGGTTCTACGAGGAGCCACCGGCCAAGGGAATGACAGTCACGACCGACGAGTCCGACATCTGGCTGAGCGCCGGCGACTGGGCCGAGGCGTTCGACGCACCAGACCCCGGTACCCCGCACAACGAGGCGCGGGACGAGATCTGGGCGGAACTGCTGACGATCCTGATGGCGAAGTACGACGGCGATGAGCCGGATGACCTGGTCCGCAGGTCGCTGTCGCGGAACAGGGAACTGCTCATGACCTTCAACCGCGCCTGGCCGCTGCTCGAAGCGACCGACCTCGTCGGAGACCTGTGGTCGGTGCCCGCCTACCTGCGCAAGTGCGCTCCCTGGCTCAGCCCGGATGACATTCGGAAGCTGCAGCGCGCAGACGCTCAGGCCTGGACGGTGTCCGACCTGCCGCTCCTGGACGCGGCGCGGCAGCGGCTCGGCGATCCGGAGGCGTCCGGGCGTAAGCGTCGGCACGAGGCCATTGTCGCCGCCGAACGCGCCCGCATGGCTACGGTCGTCGACGAGCTGATCGAGGCCCATGCCTATGACGACGGTGAAGGTGTGCTGTCGAGCCTGCGCCAACTGGATCTCCAGGATGCCCTGGTCGACGAGACCGCACTGCCCAGCACCGACCCGGACCTGCTCGCCGGCCCGTTCGCGCACATCGTCGTGGACGAGGCTCAGGAACTGACCGACGCGGAGTGGCAGATGTTGCTGCTGCGCTGCCCGTCCCGGAGCTTCACCATCGTCGGGGACCGCGCCCAGGCTCGGCACGGGTTCACGGAGTCGTGGCAGGAACGGCTCGAGCGGATCGGGCTCGACCGGATCAACCTGGCCTCCCTGAGCATCAACTACCGGACGCCGGAAGAGGTCATGGCGGAAGCCGAGCCGGTCATCCGGTCCGTGCTCCCGGACGCCAACGTGCCGACCTCCATCCGCAGCAGCGGCGTCCCCGTCGTACACGGATCTGCTTCTGATCTGCACTCGATCCTCGACACCTGGCTCGCGGCGCACGCCGACGGGATCGCCTGCGTCATCGGCGACCCCACATTCCAGCCGACGTCCCGCGTCCGGTCGCTGACCCCGGAACTGTCGAAGGGGCTCGAGTTCGACCTGGTCGTCCTCGTCGATCCAGAGGGATTCGGTGACGGCATCGAAGGAGCTGTGGACCGCTATGTCGCGATGACCCGAGCAACTCAGCAACTCGTCATCCTGACGAGATCCTGA
- a CDS encoding DUF6493 family protein, with protein sequence MNDVWRDVCARIDDADFDALAGVLAGLDATGRAALLPMLEGHTPTRAEPEPVVRPPVEPEPEPEPPTNGVFAFAFVLSRDDDPPPRDLEGLRAYAGRQRLRERESRWARDKWHLERQAAQAADRLTERRHAALAMAIVACVPTATEAVRRLHRPWTAGPSLRVVPEVVPALLSVRGAAWGTALARGMVRRAGSRSRMTPWPFTEALMRAVGTEPPDTPGAVARYVETWRPSLASFLAADPWLDHVLPYLFDEDRVAAVFVTGVARRDWPQALMELASSGRVDREVLIAGCLRRLRAGGRKGLLQPYLDMLKQLAPGTDELARHRQELTGLLTAPMSTVADYAYTSLQTLHRTSELDRATLAEITQGMLSRQEKKLVRAHLAWLRTLPLEHLVDGLVVGLHHPVPELAERTVDLIEARLPKLSDASRGRLAAEVPSLDGVAGQRLAALLGSAPPAPASVPALVAEPPVEMPPPLDLGAVAGELAILLRRGDDDPIRHELVLDGLVRAAGADRDAAARVLEPLIPQWPGLWPGLVAAAIGRDAPPHPAYHWQYRTEQHPMTLFVTRRVAELTARLVTAPPVALLATPATVAGHVDPARVLGLLVEAERDGWQPGEADLAQAILRLPREVDPAVRAAAARLVSPAGRRFAGWLATPAEPRTWVEEVRHHPYVSGRRIAMLDPAGLPAELADPRSAAERVRSARNARDVALWPMVAPSHREAMAAHIQPFVASIVDQGNPGTGFLAGLAAADGPAGPAMSLTMAYALANHRQTARLAAGDALIELATRPGWDSTGVGAEVGALAAADRIVLQRIVQPLAEALKAGARDAVWQVTSAALPVLLPAGPRPGLADLVDLAANAAPRDGHSADLPGLAALAARPGRNRLTEAARRLAASMTT encoded by the coding sequence GTGAATGACGTCTGGCGCGACGTGTGCGCGCGGATCGACGACGCCGACTTCGACGCGCTCGCCGGCGTGCTCGCCGGTCTGGACGCCACCGGGCGGGCAGCGCTGCTGCCGATGCTGGAAGGGCACACCCCGACGCGTGCGGAGCCGGAGCCGGTCGTCCGCCCACCGGTGGAACCCGAGCCCGAGCCCGAACCGCCCACCAATGGCGTCTTCGCCTTCGCGTTCGTCCTGTCCAGGGACGACGACCCGCCGCCCCGCGACCTCGAAGGCCTCCGCGCGTACGCCGGTCGCCAGCGGCTGCGGGAGCGCGAGAGCCGGTGGGCCCGGGACAAGTGGCACCTCGAGCGGCAGGCGGCCCAGGCCGCCGACCGGCTGACCGAGCGCCGCCACGCCGCCCTTGCGATGGCCATCGTGGCGTGCGTGCCGACGGCCACCGAGGCGGTCAGACGCCTGCACCGCCCGTGGACCGCCGGCCCGTCGCTGCGCGTGGTGCCCGAGGTGGTGCCCGCCCTGCTCAGCGTGCGCGGTGCGGCCTGGGGCACCGCCCTGGCCCGCGGCATGGTGCGGCGTGCGGGATCCCGCAGCCGGATGACCCCGTGGCCGTTCACCGAAGCGCTCATGCGGGCCGTGGGCACCGAGCCACCGGACACGCCCGGTGCTGTCGCACGGTACGTGGAGACGTGGCGCCCATCGCTGGCCTCCTTCCTCGCCGCCGATCCATGGCTCGACCACGTACTGCCGTACCTCTTCGACGAGGACCGGGTGGCCGCCGTGTTCGTCACCGGCGTGGCCCGCCGGGACTGGCCGCAGGCGCTGATGGAGTTGGCGAGCAGCGGGCGCGTCGATCGCGAGGTGCTCATCGCGGGGTGCCTACGCCGCCTGCGCGCCGGCGGGCGCAAGGGACTGCTGCAGCCGTACCTCGACATGCTGAAGCAGCTGGCGCCGGGCACCGACGAGTTGGCCAGACACCGGCAGGAGCTGACCGGCCTGCTGACGGCACCGATGTCGACGGTCGCCGACTACGCGTACACGTCGCTGCAAACCCTGCACCGGACGTCCGAGCTGGACCGGGCCACCCTGGCCGAGATCACCCAGGGCATGCTGTCGCGCCAGGAGAAGAAGCTGGTCCGTGCGCATCTCGCTTGGCTGCGCACGCTTCCGCTGGAGCACCTCGTGGACGGACTGGTGGTCGGGCTGCACCATCCGGTGCCCGAGCTCGCCGAACGCACCGTCGACCTCATCGAGGCCCGGCTGCCCAAGCTGTCCGACGCATCTCGCGGACGGTTGGCCGCCGAGGTCCCCTCGCTCGACGGTGTCGCCGGGCAACGACTCGCCGCGCTGCTCGGCTCCGCGCCACCCGCCCCCGCATCCGTCCCCGCCCTCGTCGCAGAGCCGCCGGTCGAGATGCCGCCACCGCTGGACCTCGGCGCGGTCGCCGGCGAGCTGGCGATCCTGCTGCGTCGGGGCGACGACGACCCGATCCGGCACGAGCTGGTGCTCGACGGGCTGGTGCGCGCGGCCGGCGCCGACCGGGACGCCGCCGCTCGGGTGCTGGAGCCGTTGATCCCACAATGGCCCGGGCTCTGGCCGGGCCTGGTCGCCGCCGCCATCGGACGTGACGCGCCACCCCACCCCGCGTACCACTGGCAGTACCGCACGGAACAGCATCCGATGACGCTCTTCGTGACACGCCGTGTTGCCGAACTCACCGCGCGGCTGGTCACTGCCCCGCCGGTGGCGCTGCTGGCCACTCCGGCCACGGTCGCCGGACACGTCGACCCGGCCCGGGTTCTCGGCCTCCTGGTGGAGGCAGAACGCGACGGCTGGCAACCTGGCGAAGCCGACCTGGCGCAGGCCATCCTGCGCCTGCCTCGCGAGGTGGACCCCGCCGTCCGGGCGGCCGCCGCGCGCCTGGTCTCGCCGGCCGGCCGCCGGTTCGCCGGCTGGCTGGCCACTCCCGCCGAACCGCGAACCTGGGTCGAGGAGGTCAGGCACCATCCGTACGTCTCCGGCCGGCGGATTGCGATGCTGGACCCGGCCGGCCTTCCCGCCGAACTCGCCGATCCGCGCAGCGCGGCCGAACGGGTCAGGTCCGCCCGGAACGCACGAGACGTAGCCCTGTGGCCGATGGTCGCGCCGTCGCACCGCGAGGCGATGGCCGCGCACATCCAGCCGTTCGTCGCCTCCATCGTGGACCAGGGCAACCCCGGCACGGGTTTCCTCGCCGGGCTCGCAGCGGCCGACGGCCCGGCCGGTCCGGCGATGTCCCTGACGATGGCGTACGCGCTGGCCAACCACCGGCAGACCGCGCGACTGGCGGCAGGCGACGCGCTCATCGAACTCGCCACCCGCCCGGGCTGGGACAGCACGGGTGTCGGGGCGGAGGTCGGGGCCCTCGCGGCGGCGGACCGGATCGTGCTGCAGCGGATAGTCCAGCCCTTGGCCGAGGCGCTCAAGGCCGGCGCCCGCGATGCGGTCTGGCAGGTGACGTCCGCGGCGCTGCCGGTCCTCCTGCCCGCCGGACCGCGCCCTGGCCTGGCCGACCTCGTCGACCTCGCCGCCAACGCCGCTCCTCGCGACGGCCACTCCGCCGACCTCCCGGGCCTGGCCGCGCTCGCCGCCAGGCCCGGCCGCAACCGCCTCACCGAGGCCGCCCGTCGGCTCGCGGCGTCCATGACGACCTGA
- a CDS encoding SWIM zinc finger family protein has product MSATVPTLDTRIYRQASGLSDGNLALATSAPDRVDEQTFFAGFVRTPRLVAGGLLALADIAGADFRQARTDLARGRDPVVTGDSERLRFEALSTCGGLYGRLDLTAAELDGATVGRGTTNVDINPPLYESLTRVGGDDPLRMSVGEEGLAMSTLDGKVVEKRVPLPTRWLRGLAEVAAHALPMDPRLEIRAGRAVALLAEMSARTARQARWLLPAGSGWRSTTRPVPGAVCVADGFRLSVLRPLLPLAQTLTLYAPPVTGAPAQVSGWVLDFGTARFTLLLSTGVSQGFAGDGQLLADLGSGSAVADADALDALLAVDPVIDRASVAALTGWDAARATSALAALATAGQVGYDVAEASSFHRPLPYRADLVAALHPRLAAARILTTTGGMVVTAAGIEVTSGESTYLVHRRGDEHACTCAWWAEHQGRRGPCKHVVAVVIGQTGQQGE; this is encoded by the coding sequence TTGAGCGCGACAGTGCCCACGCTGGATACCCGGATCTATCGCCAGGCGTCCGGACTGTCCGACGGTAACCTGGCCCTCGCCACGTCTGCGCCGGATCGGGTGGACGAACAGACCTTTTTCGCGGGCTTCGTGCGTACGCCGCGGCTGGTCGCCGGTGGCCTGCTGGCGCTGGCCGACATCGCGGGTGCGGACTTCCGGCAGGCCCGTACCGACCTGGCCCGTGGCCGCGATCCGGTGGTCACCGGCGACAGCGAGCGGCTGCGGTTCGAGGCGCTGTCGACATGCGGTGGTCTGTACGGACGGCTGGACCTCACCGCCGCCGAACTCGATGGCGCGACCGTCGGCCGTGGCACCACCAACGTGGACATCAATCCTCCCCTGTACGAGTCGCTGACCAGGGTCGGCGGTGACGACCCGTTGCGCATGTCGGTGGGCGAGGAGGGGCTCGCCATGTCGACGCTCGACGGCAAGGTCGTCGAGAAGCGTGTGCCGCTGCCGACGCGTTGGCTGCGCGGGCTGGCCGAGGTGGCGGCGCACGCTCTGCCGATGGACCCGCGGCTGGAGATCCGCGCCGGACGTGCCGTCGCACTGCTGGCCGAGATGTCGGCGCGCACTGCCCGGCAGGCCCGCTGGCTGCTGCCGGCCGGATCCGGGTGGCGGTCCACCACACGGCCGGTTCCCGGCGCTGTCTGCGTGGCCGACGGATTCCGGCTGTCGGTGCTGCGGCCGCTCCTTCCCCTGGCGCAGACGTTGACCCTCTACGCACCGCCGGTCACCGGCGCACCCGCCCAGGTGAGCGGCTGGGTGCTGGACTTCGGCACGGCCCGGTTCACCCTGCTGCTCTCGACCGGCGTCAGCCAGGGCTTCGCCGGCGACGGTCAGCTGCTGGCCGACCTCGGGTCCGGGTCGGCTGTCGCCGACGCCGACGCACTGGATGCGCTCCTGGCCGTCGATCCGGTCATCGACCGCGCGTCGGTCGCCGCGCTGACCGGTTGGGACGCCGCCCGGGCCACGTCCGCCCTCGCCGCGCTGGCCACCGCGGGCCAGGTCGGGTATGACGTCGCGGAGGCGTCGTCGTTCCACCGCCCGCTGCCGTACCGAGCAGACCTGGTCGCCGCGCTGCACCCCAGGCTTGCCGCAGCCCGGATCCTGACGACGACGGGCGGCATGGTGGTGACCGCAGCCGGGATCGAGGTGACCTCCGGCGAGTCCACGTACCTCGTGCATCGACGCGGCGACGAACACGCCTGCACCTGCGCCTGGTGGGCCGAACATCAAGGCCGGCGGGGGCCGTGCAAGCACGTCGTGGCGGTTGTCATCGGGCAGACGGGACAGCAGGGTGAATGA
- a CDS encoding RNA polymerase subunit sigma-70, with translation MMSADTRLEELGVSGLGEVDEPAFSGLAERHRRELHVHCYRMLGSFEDAEDTVQETFLRAWRRRETFEGRSTFRAWLYRIATNACLDLLAKRRPEAATGGEVLWLQPYPDRLLDELPAGDADEPETVAVARETIELAYLVAVQHLAPRPRAVLILRDVLGWPAKDVAELLGDSVNSVNSALQRARAGMREHLPAERQDWTGGEEDAGTRELVRRFTDASVATDIDVLAGMLRDDVRCSMPPTPGLYVGRDAVVNDWVESGFEGMKGLRAVPTSVNRQPAVAFYLWREREGAYLPLTIDVLRVTGGAITEITIFHNDQFPRLGLPERLPAEGTE, from the coding sequence GTGATGAGTGCGGACACGCGGCTGGAGGAGCTGGGCGTGAGCGGTCTGGGCGAGGTCGACGAGCCGGCGTTCTCGGGGCTGGCGGAGCGGCACCGGCGGGAGCTGCACGTGCACTGCTACCGGATGCTCGGGTCGTTCGAGGACGCCGAGGACACCGTGCAGGAGACGTTCCTCCGTGCCTGGCGGCGGCGGGAGACCTTCGAGGGGCGGTCGACGTTCCGGGCCTGGCTGTACCGGATCGCCACCAACGCCTGCCTGGACCTGCTCGCCAAGCGCCGCCCGGAGGCCGCGACCGGCGGTGAGGTGCTGTGGCTGCAGCCCTATCCGGACCGGCTGCTCGACGAGCTGCCCGCGGGCGACGCGGACGAGCCGGAGACCGTCGCCGTCGCGCGGGAGACGATCGAGCTGGCGTACCTGGTCGCGGTCCAGCACCTCGCGCCGCGCCCGCGGGCCGTGCTGATTCTGCGGGACGTGCTCGGCTGGCCGGCGAAGGACGTCGCGGAGCTCCTCGGGGACTCCGTCAACTCCGTGAACAGCGCGCTGCAGCGGGCCCGCGCCGGCATGCGGGAGCACCTGCCCGCAGAGCGGCAGGACTGGACCGGCGGCGAGGAGGACGCCGGGACGCGCGAGCTGGTGCGCCGCTTCACCGACGCGAGCGTGGCCACGGACATCGACGTGCTCGCTGGCATGCTGCGGGACGACGTCCGCTGCTCGATGCCGCCCACGCCGGGCCTGTACGTCGGCCGTGACGCGGTGGTGAACGACTGGGTCGAGAGCGGCTTCGAGGGCATGAAGGGCCTGCGCGCGGTCCCCACCTCCGTGAATCGGCAGCCCGCCGTCGCCTTCTACCTGTGGCGGGAGCGGGAGGGCGCGTACCTGCCGCTGACGATCGACGTCCTGCGCGTCACCGGCGGGGCGATCACCGAGATCACCATCTTCCACAACGACCAGTTCCCGCGCCTCGGGCTGCCGGAGCGCCTGCCGGCGGAGGGCACGGAGTAG
- a CDS encoding DUF6069 family protein, with protein sequence MWTLALRGGARVAVVAAEWCDAFGVVTRGRVQLELRDGEPGRVLGRDAGFWLRGTGVRALRNPGRRTARVRIVTPRARTVPCQSTHPYASCRMMEDDMNSMNDTGVVAGPASGQTSHTHRLRGLAGTGFIATLAAMVATTLAAALAQAVGVDFEVPDGGETIPLSGFAVVTGFFSVAGIVIAVALLRWNARPAERFVWTAVSLTAISLVPPLLAGANTATTSALLGLHLVPATVMIPILARSLRTRTD encoded by the coding sequence GTGTGGACGCTCGCGCTGCGCGGTGGCGCGCGTGTCGCGGTGGTCGCGGCCGAGTGGTGCGACGCGTTCGGCGTCGTCACCCGCGGGCGGGTGCAGCTGGAGCTGCGCGACGGCGAGCCCGGGCGGGTCCTCGGACGCGACGCCGGGTTCTGGCTCCGCGGCACCGGCGTCCGCGCCCTGCGGAACCCCGGCCGTCGCACGGCGAGGGTGCGCATCGTCACCCCCAGGGCCAGGACCGTCCCTTGCCAGTCAACACACCCCTACGCCAGTTGCCGAATGATGGAGGATGACATGAACAGCATGAACGACACCGGGGTCGTCGCAGGCCCGGCATCGGGCCAGACCAGCCACACCCACCGACTCCGCGGGCTCGCCGGCACCGGCTTCATTGCCACGCTCGCAGCGATGGTGGCCACCACCCTCGCCGCTGCGCTCGCCCAGGCCGTTGGCGTCGACTTCGAGGTCCCCGATGGTGGCGAGACGATCCCGTTGTCCGGGTTCGCCGTGGTGACCGGCTTCTTCTCGGTCGCGGGCATCGTCATTGCCGTCGCTCTTCTTCGTTGGAACGCTCGCCCCGCCGAGCGATTCGTGTGGACGGCAGTGTCGCTGACCGCGATCTCGTTGGTCCCGCCCCTCCTGGCCGGGGCAAACACCGCCACCACCAGCGCCCTCCTCGGGCTACACCTCGTCCCTGCGACGGTGATGATCCCCATCCTGGCGAGGAGCCTCCGCACCCGCACCGATTGA
- a CDS encoding FAD:protein FMN transferase — MTRQAFVEQIMGLPVSVHLRGPGADSPAAADAVAGAFAELRAMDAVFSTYRPDSRVSALNRGEPVDDPLVEAVLDLCEQARQRTDGYFNAYLPEPGGGPRFDPSGLVKGWAVERAAEHLEGYEFYLNAGGDMTVRGSWRVGVEDPAQPDQLLTAIEVVDGAVATSGSAQRGAHIVDPHTGASARGLRSVTVIGPSLTWADVYATAAAAQGPQAVTWLATLPGYEALLVGDDGALLATPGWPLPA, encoded by the coding sequence GTGACCAGGCAGGCATTCGTCGAGCAGATCATGGGGCTGCCCGTCAGCGTGCACCTACGTGGCCCCGGTGCCGACTCTCCGGCGGCGGCGGACGCCGTCGCCGGGGCCTTCGCCGAACTGCGCGCGATGGACGCCGTCTTCAGCACGTACCGCCCGGACAGTCGGGTGAGCGCGCTGAACCGGGGAGAGCCGGTGGACGATCCGTTGGTCGAAGCGGTACTCGACCTGTGTGAGCAGGCGCGGCAGCGTACCGACGGCTACTTCAACGCGTACCTTCCCGAACCGGGCGGTGGCCCCCGCTTCGACCCGTCCGGCCTGGTCAAGGGCTGGGCCGTCGAGCGCGCCGCGGAGCACCTGGAGGGGTACGAGTTCTACCTGAACGCCGGTGGCGACATGACGGTACGCGGATCCTGGCGCGTGGGCGTCGAGGATCCGGCACAGCCGGATCAGCTCCTCACCGCCATCGAGGTCGTCGACGGGGCCGTCGCGACCTCGGGCAGTGCACAGCGCGGAGCGCACATCGTCGATCCGCACACCGGCGCATCCGCCCGGGGCCTGCGCTCGGTCACCGTCATCGGGCCGTCCCTCACCTGGGCGGACGTGTACGCCACCGCAGCGGCCGCGCAGGGGCCTCAGGCAGTGACATGGCTCGCCACGCTACCCGGGTACGAGGCCCTGCTCGTCGGCGACGACGGTGCCCTGCTGGCCACGCCCGGCTGGCCACTGCCCGCGTGA